A window of the Candidatus Omnitrophota bacterium genome harbors these coding sequences:
- a CDS encoding sugar transferase translates to MKGIKRVLDIIISVLLLGFTSLIFIVASIGVKLASKGPILFKQERIGLQGKPFEIYKFRTMLVNTEERTLGRYISKEEEAITAIGKFLRRWAIDELPQLWNVIKGDMSLVGPRPTLKYQVDKYDDHQWKRLNVKPGITGWAQVNGRNLLSWPDRIEQDIWYVDNWSLFLDIKIMLMTIPALLRKDFAFAEENVGDDEIVRLDE, encoded by the coding sequence ATGAAGGGCATTAAGAGAGTCCTTGATATAATAATTAGCGTACTCCTTCTCGGCTTTACATCGTTAATATTTATAGTCGCTAGCATTGGCGTAAAACTCGCCTCGAAGGGGCCAATATTGTTTAAGCAAGAAAGAATAGGGTTACAGGGTAAACCTTTCGAAATATATAAATTTCGGACCATGCTTGTTAATACAGAAGAACGGACCCTGGGAAGATACATTAGCAAAGAAGAAGAGGCGATAACGGCAATCGGTAAATTCCTAAGGAGATGGGCAATTGATGAGCTTCCTCAACTTTGGAACGTTATTAAGGGTGATATGAGCCTTGTTGGCCCACGACCAACCCTAAAATATCAAGTCGATAAGTATGATGATCATCAGTGGAAAAGGTTGAATGTTAAACCAGGGATAACCGGTTGGGCTCAGGTAAATGGGCGAAATCTGCTTTCTTGGCCTGATAGAATAGAGCAAGATATCTGGTATGTTGATAACTGGAGCCTTTTCCTAGATATTAAGATCATGCTCATGACTATCCCGGCGTTGTTGAGAAAGGACTTTGCTTTTGCAGAAGAGAATGTTGGGGACGATGAGATAGTTCGGCTGGATGAATGA
- a CDS encoding glycosyltransferase, giving the protein MNKMYNFNSVKIYLARKYYYVLKKTEKLRIRQAASARDTSSPELSIVILAWPPHYRDSRNYITLIESIKATTKISYEIILIFNSYTDEMLDSIAKLTGDSSPIRFAVLNQNIGVPRAWNVGAHMSEGNLLFFINEDVIVGKGCIDELTNTFTQNSNIGIAGPEGGFWDADRGVPLSFVELKSDINSCDAVSGFMFAIPKTILGEAGGFDNNYTPCFFEEVDIGFRVRELGYQCVAVKGLEYFHKAGASSLKQWKRIFYLGITEDMGTITNRNRSYFVDKWGRQRKGYLGNKEV; this is encoded by the coding sequence ATGAATAAGATGTATAACTTTAATAGTGTGAAAATCTATTTAGCCCGTAAGTATTATTATGTGCTGAAGAAGACAGAAAAACTGCGGATAAGACAAGCGGCAAGCGCTAGGGATACAAGCTCACCGGAATTAAGTATTGTTATTCTAGCATGGCCTCCACATTATAGGGATTCCAGAAATTACATTACCCTTATCGAGAGTATAAAGGCAACAACGAAGATATCTTATGAGATTATCCTGATATTCAATTCCTATACAGACGAGATGTTGGATTCAATAGCAAAGCTAACAGGGGATAGCTCCCCTATCCGATTTGCAGTGTTAAACCAAAATATAGGAGTACCTAGAGCTTGGAATGTAGGAGCCCATATGTCTGAGGGTAATTTACTATTTTTCATTAACGAAGATGTGATAGTTGGTAAAGGATGTATAGATGAACTTACGAATACGTTTACTCAAAATAGCAATATTGGGATTGCAGGTCCAGAAGGAGGTTTTTGGGACGCAGATAGGGGAGTGCCGTTGTCCTTTGTGGAATTGAAGAGCGATATTAATTCATGCGATGCAGTATCCGGGTTTATGTTTGCTATACCTAAGACTATATTAGGAGAAGCTGGAGGATTCGATAACAATTACACACCTTGCTTTTTTGAAGAAGTCGACATTGGATTTAGGGTGCGTGAATTGGGATATCAATGTGTTGCCGTAAAAGGTCTGGAATATTTTCATAAAGCAGGAGCAAGCTCATTAAAGCAATGGAAGCGGATCTTCTATTTGGGGATAACCGAGGACATGGGCACAATTACCAACCGCAATAGGAGCTATTTCGTAGATAAGTGGGGGAGACAGCGGAAAGGCTATCTTGGAAACAAAGAAGTCTAA
- a CDS encoding glycosyltransferase family 1 protein, producing MKIGIDARFIEHKTGIGRYCHHIVEGLLAKAINHRLGIFVDHVEQQRIIEKMQHHSSNTELNNIGTSKRKAFHASKLLDDQLLLRSALDRDNLDLLYSPYFNLPILYRKAPVIVTIHDISLVLTWEHYTLKQRLYYGNLLKYYSKHADFVVTDSMNSKQDIIGYLNVDEKKVRVIRPGIPSCKAEAEGCRDYFFDGYVLPKNYILYSGGIAPRKNITTLIKAFEIVRREVPEDYKLIITGPESKYRELLLKYAIGLSIDKDIFFAGVVTDEELKLLYRNAKLTVYPSLYEGFGFPILESLIEDTPVVASNSSSIKELVYDNDMLVEPLDYKGFADRMITLIIDENQYTKTLDIQRAVVAEYCWENTIDELMKLFLETI from the coding sequence ATGAAAATCGGTATTGATGCTAGGTTTATAGAACATAAGACGGGTATTGGTAGGTATTGTCACCATATTGTAGAAGGATTGCTGGCAAAAGCCATAAACCACAGACTGGGTATCTTCGTTGACCATGTTGAGCAGCAGAGAATAATTGAAAAAATGCAACATCATTCAAGTAATACGGAATTGAACAACATAGGAACCAGTAAAAGGAAGGCATTCCATGCTTCTAAGCTTCTAGATGATCAGCTTCTACTTAGGAGTGCATTAGATAGAGACAACTTGGATTTATTGTATTCACCATATTTTAACTTGCCAATATTGTATAGAAAGGCTCCTGTAATAGTTACCATTCATGATATATCCCTAGTGCTTACATGGGAACATTATACATTGAAGCAGCGTTTATATTATGGAAATCTCTTGAAATATTATTCGAAGCACGCAGATTTTGTTGTTACTGATTCGATGAATTCGAAGCAAGATATCATAGGCTATTTGAATGTTGATGAGAAGAAAGTACGAGTAATTAGACCGGGAATACCATCTTGCAAAGCAGAGGCAGAAGGCTGCCGAGACTACTTCTTTGATGGGTATGTACTACCAAAAAACTATATACTCTACTCGGGTGGAATAGCTCCACGGAAAAACATAACTACATTGATAAAGGCATTTGAAATCGTAAGAAGAGAGGTTCCTGAAGATTATAAACTAATAATAACAGGTCCAGAGAGCAAGTATAGGGAACTTTTGTTGAAATATGCCATTGGACTTTCGATTGATAAAGATATCTTCTTTGCCGGGGTAGTAACAGATGAGGAATTGAAACTACTCTATAGGAATGCCAAATTGACGGTATATCCCTCGCTTTATGAAGGTTTTGGGTTCCCAATATTGGAATCACTTATAGAGGACACCCCTGTGGTGGCTTCAAATTCATCGTCGATTAAAGAGCTGGTTTATGATAATGATATGCTAGTAGAACCTTTGGATTACAAAGGATTTGCAGATAGAATGATCACCCTCATTATCGACGAAAACCAATATACTAAGACTCTTGATATACAAAGGGCAGTGGTTGCTGAATATTGCTGGGAAAACACAATAGACGAATTGATGAAGTTGTTCCTAGAAACCATTTAG
- a CDS encoding glycosyltransferase family 1 protein: MEHNRPERKENILCISNYKWGGMTGLSSSLMREMARYHKVLYFEPPMPYMPIGQNFRWHNLTSWRQGIEMINDNLMICKTPPVLPGKRILRSVNRQAQRKLAGYIIDVMNSLHFEKPILITFCPHSADLLKYLGYELALYFCGDEVLGGKYKRKRTILGIEEELLKKVDCTVVVSKELYKRKKDSCRELFIITNGTDHNHFCVAGKEVDPPLEMDSIKKPIAGFLGAVDHRINIEFIRKASEELKDWSFVLVGPVYKNRNQLLKLNNVYLLGQKNYEQLPRFLSQFDVCTIPYILDDMTINCFPIKLYEYFSSGKPVVASNLPALEEHAGLVYIANCADDFPREILRAYDESNDKRKKRIMIAERNSWEHKAEGLEYILQYLRSKQPLNSGPPDANLKRN, from the coding sequence ATGGAACACAACAGGCCTGAACGCAAAGAGAATATTCTTTGCATATCTAATTATAAGTGGGGGGGCATGACAGGGCTTTCTAGTTCACTTATGAGGGAAATGGCGAGATATCACAAGGTTCTTTATTTCGAGCCACCAATGCCTTATATGCCTATTGGTCAAAATTTTAGGTGGCACAATCTCACCTCCTGGCGGCAAGGAATCGAAATGATAAACGATAACTTAATGATCTGCAAGACACCACCTGTATTGCCAGGAAAGAGGATACTTAGATCGGTTAATAGGCAAGCGCAACGGAAATTGGCAGGCTATATAATAGATGTAATGAACTCTCTGCACTTTGAGAAGCCGATATTAATAACTTTTTGCCCTCATTCGGCCGATTTACTCAAATACCTTGGTTACGAGCTCGCCCTATATTTTTGCGGCGATGAAGTATTGGGAGGGAAATATAAGAGAAAAAGGACAATTTTGGGCATAGAAGAGGAGCTATTAAAAAAAGTGGATTGTACAGTTGTTGTTTCCAAAGAATTGTACAAAAGGAAAAAGGATTCATGCAGGGAACTTTTCATAATTACCAATGGAACTGATCATAATCATTTCTGTGTGGCTGGTAAGGAAGTTGACCCCCCTCTCGAGATGGATAGTATCAAAAAGCCGATTGCTGGTTTTCTGGGCGCTGTGGATCACAGGATAAACATTGAGTTTATACGTAAAGCATCGGAGGAGTTAAAGGATTGGTCATTTGTACTTGTCGGTCCTGTTTATAAGAACAGGAATCAGCTCCTCAAACTTAACAATGTTTATCTATTGGGTCAAAAGAATTATGAACAATTACCCAGATTTCTAAGCCAATTTGATGTATGCACAATTCCATACATTCTCGATGATATGACCATCAATTGCTTCCCTATAAAACTATATGAATATTTTTCCTCTGGAAAACCAGTCGTGGCGAGTAACCTGCCAGCATTGGAAGAACATGCGGGTCTAGTTTATATAGCAAACTGCGCAGATGATTTTCCGAGGGAGATATTACGAGCATATGATGAAAGCAACGATAAGAGGAAGAAGCGGATTATGATTGCAGAAAGGAACAGCTGGGAGCATAAAGCAGAAGGGCTCGAATATATACTTCAATATTTAAGAAGTAAGCAACCCTTAAACAGTGGACCGCCTGATGCGAATCTTAAACGTAATTAA
- a CDS encoding glycosyltransferase family 1 protein, which translates to MNMWSMWKQPCVEASQGMKSEENVGLRILQVAATSVTVEKLLLPLIDALLAQGHNVDIACANGKHADALITRNYNILIFPFKRALLSPSHALSFWQLFWHLKKTRYDVVHFHTPMVSLIGRIAAKLAGESVIIYTAHGFYFHDQMNQLLRGIIVLIEKILARWATDWLFLQSMEDMEIAKEKRFLIDETHMVWIGNGVNKDAFLAKYDIEGKRKEIGLKKNDKVIAFIGRIVKEKGIVELVEAFAEIKSSQPIAKLLVIGEALESDRDRSTYIKIQSFVKNAGMQNEVLFLGFRNDIPELLAASDIFALPSYREGMPRTIIEAMMSGKPVITSDIRGCREEVVNKETGFLVESRDVNSINKALGKLLSNEELVMEMGEKGRERALALYDEEIIINRQVSIYDTIKQSK; encoded by the coding sequence ATGAATATGTGGTCAATGTGGAAGCAGCCTTGTGTAGAAGCATCTCAAGGTATGAAATCAGAGGAGAATGTTGGGTTAAGGATCCTACAAGTTGCTGCTACATCGGTAACCGTAGAAAAATTGTTGTTGCCATTAATTGATGCTTTGTTAGCGCAAGGTCATAATGTCGATATCGCCTGTGCAAATGGGAAACACGCAGATGCTTTAATAACGAGGAACTATAACATACTCATATTTCCTTTTAAGAGGGCGCTACTCTCCCCTTCGCACGCGTTATCCTTTTGGCAGCTCTTCTGGCACCTTAAGAAGACCAGATATGATGTGGTCCATTTTCATACGCCAATGGTGTCGCTAATTGGACGAATTGCTGCAAAGCTTGCAGGGGAAAGCGTAATAATTTACACAGCACATGGTTTCTACTTTCATGATCAAATGAATCAGCTTCTAAGAGGAATAATTGTGCTTATTGAAAAGATACTCGCAAGGTGGGCAACAGACTGGCTTTTTCTGCAAAGCATGGAGGATATGGAGATTGCAAAAGAAAAGCGATTCTTGATTGATGAAACGCACATGGTATGGATCGGGAATGGCGTGAACAAGGATGCCTTTTTGGCTAAGTATGATATTGAAGGGAAGAGAAAAGAGATTGGCTTAAAGAAGAATGATAAGGTAATTGCTTTCATTGGAAGAATTGTAAAAGAAAAAGGAATTGTTGAACTAGTAGAAGCATTCGCAGAGATAAAGTCCTCCCAGCCCATCGCAAAACTACTTGTCATCGGTGAGGCTCTTGAAAGCGATAGGGACAGAAGCACTTATATAAAGATACAGTCTTTTGTCAAGAATGCTGGCATGCAAAATGAGGTTCTGTTCCTAGGCTTTCGAAATGATATCCCCGAGTTGTTAGCGGCTAGTGACATTTTTGCCCTCCCCTCATACCGTGAAGGTATGCCAAGGACAATTATTGAGGCGATGATGAGTGGGAAACCCGTCATAACTTCTGATATAAGAGGATGCAGGGAGGAGGTAGTTAATAAAGAAACAGGCTTTCTAGTAGAGTCTCGAGATGTCAACAGCATCAATAAAGCCCTTGGAAAGTTGCTTTCTAATGAAGAATTAGTTATGGAAATGGGGGAGAAGGGTAGAGAAAGAGCCCTAGCCTTATATGATGAAGAGATAATTATTAATAGACAGGTTTCGATTTACGATACTATTAAACAATCGAAGTGA
- a CDS encoding glycosyltransferase family 1 protein, which yields MRILNVINRFDRGGAELLLYNFLVDVAKNTDIDIDVCTIFENSHGLDRMLEGRGITCLKINERHRYRLKPLQALKDIMNNYNYDIVHAHLFPAIYYVGLLARLNRSCCYIMTEHSETSRRNRKILRPMEAFIYNSYDTIVCVSNNTKNNLVARLPGLRPQLNVIYNGAPPWDITARYSFHERPIDIVTVASMRSEVKGIDVLIRAVSLTNKAKRVYIIGDGPYRCRYEELTRSLGLDYRITFLGEVSNIPEFHNESKLFVLPSRNEGFGISILEAMGASLPVIASNVGGIPELVVNGETGILVEPENPERIAREVDLILGDEERAREMGRKGWERAVSEFSMTNYTANIVSAYLEVLKHNE from the coding sequence ATGCGAATCTTAAACGTAATTAACAGGTTCGATCGGGGGGGAGCTGAGCTCCTGCTATATAATTTCTTGGTTGATGTTGCCAAAAACACCGATATTGATATTGACGTGTGCACAATATTTGAAAATAGTCATGGTTTGGATAGGATGCTAGAAGGCAGGGGAATAACTTGTCTGAAAATCAATGAGAGACATCGTTATAGACTAAAACCACTGCAAGCTCTAAAAGACATAATGAATAACTACAATTATGATATTGTACACGCACACCTCTTTCCAGCGATCTATTATGTTGGCTTACTAGCTAGGCTTAATAGGAGTTGCTGTTATATTATGACAGAGCATAGCGAAACGAGCAGAAGAAATAGGAAGATACTCAGGCCTATGGAAGCTTTCATATACAATAGTTACGACACAATAGTTTGCGTGAGCAACAATACAAAGAATAATCTTGTTGCCAGGTTGCCCGGCTTACGTCCGCAATTAAATGTCATATATAATGGGGCACCCCCTTGGGATATAACGGCAAGATACTCCTTCCATGAAAGACCGATAGATATTGTTACGGTTGCTTCGATGAGAAGCGAGGTCAAGGGTATAGACGTATTGATAAGAGCAGTATCCTTAACTAATAAAGCCAAGAGGGTATATATAATTGGCGATGGACCATATCGATGTAGGTATGAAGAATTGACCAGAAGCTTGGGACTGGATTACAGAATAACCTTTTTGGGCGAAGTCAGTAATATACCAGAATTTCACAACGAGTCCAAGCTCTTTGTATTGCCCTCAAGAAATGAAGGATTCGGTATATCGATACTTGAAGCTATGGGGGCATCATTGCCGGTGATAGCTTCAAATGTTGGTGGGATACCTGAATTAGTAGTCAATGGAGAGACAGGGATATTGGTCGAACCGGAGAATCCGGAAAGAATTGCTCGAGAGGTGGATTTGATATTAGGTGATGAAGAAAGAGCGCGCGAAATGGGGAGGAAGGGATGGGAAAGAGCAGTTTCTGAGTTTTCTATGACTAATTATACTGCCAATATTGTTAGTGCATATTTAGAAGTCTTGAAACATAATGAATAA